The Mytilus galloprovincialis chromosome 2, xbMytGall1.hap1.1, whole genome shotgun sequence genome has a window encoding:
- the LOC143062062 gene encoding uncharacterized protein LOC143062062, protein MVDFNYNNFTHEGLELEKKKLIVQLKEESISKDGRKFWAKAEKIQEQFEDPYRRLEFATRKLFATFKKEAKTESELKFWTQVEEMRGAYRYPEDDSFICEYTDEETEDEVDNVQSEPDYVQQETSNKQDEAGIKQDDDTGNEKYDEQNKQAETAIIKKDNSQNDIGPSSLSHIHHKEDPTWIDNFQQNDIELDIPDKNERKRLEKDEKKKEKRTNKLFKADKKKRQKKDNQSKNKQTKDGLKKAKKSAIRDFINSLSSCFRKQKKAEEIL, encoded by the exons ATGGTTGACTTCAACTATAACAATTTTACCCACGAGGGTTTAGAATTAGAGAAGAAAAAGCTCATTGTTCAGCTTAAGGAGGAGTCCATTTCTAAAGATGGAAGGAAATTTTGGGCTAAGGCGGAGAAAATCCAAGAACAATTTGAAGATCCATATAGAAGATTAG AATTTGCAACCAGGAAGCTGTTTGCTACATTTAAAAAAGAGGCAAAGACCGAGTCAGAGTTAAAGTTCTGGACACAAGTTGAAGAAATGAGAGGCGCTTACAGGTATCCCGAGGATGATAGCTTCATCTGTGAATATACAG atGAAGAAACGGAGGACGAAGTCGATAACGTTCAAAGTGAACCCGATTATGTACAACAAGAAACCAGCAATAAACAAGACGAAGCTGGAATCAAACAAGATGATGATACgggaaatgaaaaatatgatgaaCAGAACAAACAAGCAGAGACAGCAATTATAAAAAAGGACAACTCACAGAACGATATTG ggcctTCCTCTCTATCTCACATCCACCACAAGGAAGATCCTACATGGATAGATAATTTCCAACAGAACGACATTGAATTGGATATTCCCGACAAAAACGAGAGGAAAAGGTTGGAAAAGGATGAAAAGAAGAAggaaaaaagaacaaacaaattatttaaagctgataagaaaaaaagacagaagaaagataaccaatctaaaaataaacaaaccaaAG atGGACTTAAAAAGGCAAAGAAATCAGCCATCAGAGATTTCATCAATTCGCTGTCTTCTTGTTTCCGGAAACAGAAAAAAGCAGAAGAAATATTATAG